Proteins from a genomic interval of Lolium perenne isolate Kyuss_39 chromosome 1, Kyuss_2.0, whole genome shotgun sequence:
- the LOC127327790 gene encoding uncharacterized protein, producing the protein MPTPAAAPPRRALTARDLAEEGKKRAVLLLVFAFGLAFLMSLTSSSVWINFPFSIALIVLFRYMSLDYDFRRKSTATTDHDASRPLAKTKSTELSKPSLSQKSGNSVWRSKVNSPPVEAAFDQFTRHLITEWVTDLWYSRVTPDKNGPEELISIVNSVLGEISSRARNINLITLLTRDLVDLICHNLELYQSCEAKIGKEKFVNLPTERRDAELKLALIAQSKLHPALFSASAEYKVLQSLADGLISITVNPENLQCSFFHCTARELLACAVLRPVINLANPRFINERIEALVLSRANKADKGVAGSEDVGTLKQREPPMPSVDELSALADHSSPGVELVRFSQGQSKTASDMQLSKTKSTSSVKPKSPNSCIINDSHPLESGSLPSSFHIYPDTGISAHPQTRGRITTESYEGQSAQTLDFSSHRKNRAVAPEHLENMWTRGKNYKLENANHVTIAPARSSLVTTSSMQGSSIRHHPTVPQRQTTSSSEEHHPIKTSATPACSNGINHLPKSLSEEMAEHASQEDLAVDSESSYGTEEDENNNVTGLDSPVTRVWDSKSKGNGTSSHIHHPLELSNFHKARTNRSHVGKLKMARTSSGRKRSRTVAQKTPLWQEADRSFLAGGDFGILNTSANDSRADGPYDDTEVESITRMLSGANASSLSLPSSGSSFSSNYSSTNVLEDSYLKLRCEVVGASIVKSGSGMFAVYSVSVTDANGNSWSIKRRFRHFEELHRRLKEYPQYSLHLPPKHFLSSGLEVPVVRERCKLLDIYLKNLLQIPTVSSCIEVWDFLSVDSQTYIFSDSLSVIQALSVNLDVRSNEKGAKPLNSPKALNGNLSSTRQSVSGYQNDNLQKDKDFAAVDGLRLRKGSTDQNLETSVSNASADMYQDHSGSDPEQNDYSFSINSGDHKKMLASQTGYTSQILESDGYSVTPNEWMAPNVSAPIFHLVDVIFQLQDGGWIRRQAFWVAKQILQLGMGDTFDDWLVEKIQLLRKGRIIAFAVKRVEQILWPDGIFMTKHPSRKPAEPSPGAQNDGKTNYLTEEQRLEAAHRAEFVRELIIDKAPPALVSLVGRKEYERCAQDIYFFLQSQVCLKQLTFELLELLVLAAFPELDDTVRKWHKDKHEFATLE; encoded by the exons ATGCCGACGCCGGCCGCCGCTCCGCCGAGGAGGGCGCTCACGGCCCGCGACCTCGCGGAggaggggaagaagcgggccgtGCTGCTCCTCGTCTTCGCCTTCGGCCTCGCCTTCCTCATGTCCC TGACAAGCTCTTCAGTCTGGATTAACTTCCCATTTTCCATAGCTTTGATAGTTTTATTTCGCTACATGTCACTTGACTACGACTTCCGTAGAAAGAGCACGGCCACTACGGATCATGATGCCAGCCGACCGCTTGCCAAAACGAAAAGTACCGAGTTAAGCAAACCTTCCCTTTCTCAGAAGAGTGGAAATTCAGTTTGGAGGAGCAAGGTGAATTCGCCTCCAGTCGAAGCAGCGTTTGATCAGTTCACAAGGCATCTTATCACAGAGTGGGTAACAGATCTTTGGTACTCCCGTGTAACACCTGATAAGAACGGACCAGAGGAACTCATCAGTATAGTTAATTCTGTCCTTGGAGAGATTTCTAGTCGGGCAAGAAATATTAACCTTATCACTCTGCTAACCAG GGATCTGGTCGATCTCATATGCCATAATTTGGAGCTTTATCAATCCTGTGAAGCTAAGATTGGAAAAGAGAAGTTTGTTAACCTCCCGACAGAGCGTCGTGACGCTGAACTGAAACTTGCCCTTATAGCTCAAAGCAAGTTGCATCCGGCTTTATTTTCAGCCAGTGCTGAATACAAG GTCTTACAAAGTCTTGCTGATGGTTTGATCTCAATCACAGTAAATCCTGAGAATCTACAGTGCTCGTTCTTCCACTGTACTGCACGAGAACTTCTTGCATGTGCAGTTTTGAGGCCTGTCATAAACTTAGCAAATCCAAG GTTTATAAATGAAAGGATTGAAGCTTTGGTTCTTTCTCGTGCCAATAAGGCAGATAAAGGAGTTGCTGGATCGGAGGATGTTGGGACGCTGAAGCAAAGGGAACCTCCTATGCCATCTGTGGATGAACTGTCTGCACTGGCAGATCACTCGAGTCCTGGGGTTGAACTTGTGAGATTTAGTCAGGGTCAGTCCAAGACTGCTTCAGATATGCAACTCAGTAAAACTAAAAGTACATCGAGTGTCAAACCAAAATCCCCTAATTCTTGTATAATCAATGATTCACATCCGCTTGAGTCAGGCAGTTTACCTTCCAGTTTCCACATCTATCCAGATACCGGCATTTCTGCACATCCCCAAACTCGTGGTAGGATAACTACAGAGAGTTACGAAGGACAGTCAGCGCAAACATTGGATTTCAGCTCCCACCGAAAAAATCGAGCTGTAGCACCTGAGCACCTTGAGAATATGTGGACTAGAGGGAAGAATTACAAATTAGAAAATGCAAACCATGTTACCATAGCACCTGCTAGATCTTCTTTGGTCACCACTTCTTCAATGCAGGGGTCGTCAATTCGTCATCATCCTACCGTTCCACAAAGGCAAACAACGTCGTCTTCTGAGGAACATCATCCCATAAAAACCTCAGCTACTCCTGCATGTTCAAATGGCATAAATCACCTGCCAAAAAGTTTATCTGAAGAAATGGCAGAGCATGCCAGCCAAGAAGATTTAGCTGTGGACAGTGAGAGTTCATATGGCACCGAGGAGGACGAAAATAACAATGTGACTGGCTTAGACTCTCCTGTAACCAGAGTTTGGGATAGCAAAAGTAAAGGAAATGGGACCTCGTCTCATATACATCATCCACTTGAATTGTCTAATTTCCATAAAGCAAGAACAAATCGAAGTCATGTGGGAAAGTTGAAAATGGCGAGAACTTCATCAGGAAGGAAAAGGTCAAGGACAGTTGCTCAAAAGACTCCCTTATGGCAAGAAGCTGATAGATCTTTCTTGGCTGGTGGTGATTTTGGTATACTAAATACATCAGCAAATGATTCAAGGGCGGATGGACCATATGATGATACTGAGGTGGAAAGTATCACTAGGATGCTTAGTGGtgccaatgcttcatctttgtcattgccatcaagtggctcttctttttcatctaatTATTCTAGCACCAACGTGTTGGAAGACTCATATTTAAAGTTAAGATGTGAG GTAGTAGGAGCCAGCATTGTTAAAAGCGGGTCTGGCATGTTTGCTGTGTATTCTGTTTCAGTAACTGATGCCAACGGTAATAGTTGGTCCATCAAGAGGAG GTTTCGTCATTTTGAAGAGCTGCATCGGCGTCTGAAAGAATATCCTCAGTACAGTCTTCACTTGCCTCCAAAGCATTTCCTCTCATCAGGGTTAGAGGTTCCTGTTGTTCGAGAGAGATGCAAGTTGCTTGACATATATCTAAAG AATCTTCTTCAGATCCCCACTGTTTCAAGCTGTATTGAAGTCTGGGATTTTTTAAGTGTTGATTCACAG ACATACATATTCTCAGATTCTCTCTCTGTTATCCAGGCACTGTCAG TCAATTTAGATGTAAGATCTAATGAGAAGGGTGCAAAACCATTGAATTCTCCCAAAGCTTTGAATGGAAATTTGTCCTCTACAAGACAGTCTGTAAGTGGATATCAAAATGATAACTTGCAAAAGGATAAGGATTTTGCTGCTGTTGATGGTTTGAGACTGAGGAAAGGAAGTACAGATCAGAATTTAGAAACTAGTGTTAGCAACGCAAGTGCAGATATGTATCAAGACCACTCTGGAAGTGATCCTGAACAAAATGATTACTCGTTTTCGATAAATTCAGGAGATCATAAGAAAATGCTGGCAAGTCAAACTGGTTATACATCTCAAATTTTGGAATCTGATGGATACTCAGTGACTCCTAATGAA TGGATGGCTCCAAATGTTAGTGCCCCCATATTTCACCTGGTTGATGTGATTTTTCAGCTCCAAGATGGAGGCTGGATCAG aCGACAAGCATTTTGGGTAGCAAAGCAAATACTGCAATTAGGAATGGGAGACACATTTGATGACTGGCTTGTTGAGAAAATTCAGTTATTGAGAAAGGGGAGGATAATTGCTTTTGCAGTCAAGCGTGTTGAACAG ATACTCTGGCCAGATGGAATTTTCATGACAAAGCATCCCAGCAGAAAACCAGCTGAACCTTCTCCTGGTGCCCAGAATGATGGGAAGACAAACTATCTGACTGAAGAACAACGATTAGAAGCTGCACATCGTGCAGAATTTGTCCGTGAACTGATAATAG ATAAAGCACCACCTGCGCTAGTGAGTCTGGTTGGTCGAAAGGAGTACGAAAGATGTGCTCAGGATATCTACTTCTTTCTTCAG TCCCAAGTTTGTCTGAAGCAGCTAACATTTGAACTCCTAGAGCTCCTTGTCCTCGCTGCATTTCCGGAGCTGGACGACACCGTGAGGAAGTGGCACAAAGACAAACATGAGTTCGCCACCCTGGAATGA